A single Equus quagga isolate Etosha38 chromosome 8, UCLA_HA_Equagga_1.0, whole genome shotgun sequence DNA region contains:
- the ARMT1 gene encoding damage-control phosphatase ARMT1: MAGRPASLSAREEGSFAYITIKDRTPQILTKAIDTLHRHKSEFFEKHGERGVEAEKKAISLLSKLRNELQTDKPIVPLVEKFVDTDIWNQYLEYQQSLLNESDGKPRWFYSPWLFVECYMYRRLHEAIIQSPPIDDFDVFKESKDQNFFESQESVIALCTHLQALASAVEGLDENQLKNEFFKLLQISLWGNRCDLSLSGGETSSQKTNIINSLEDLKPFILVNDLERLWSLLTKCKKTREKVPVTRVDIVLDNSGFELVTDLVLADFLLSSKLATEIHFYGKMIPWFVSDTTVRDFNWLIEQVKRSDHKWMSKCGTDWENYIKTGRWVYHDHIFWTLPHEFCAMSQVAPDLYAELQKAHLILFKGDLNYRKLTGDRKWEFTVPFHQALSGFHPAPLCSIRTLKAEVQVGLQPGQGERLAASEPGWLTCGKYGIFQFDGPL; encoded by the exons ATGGCGGGGCGGCCGGCGTCGCTGTCGGCACGGGAAGAAGG ATCATTTGCGTATATAACAATTAAAGACAGAACACCACAGATCTTAACCAAGGCTATTGACACATTGCATCGacataaaagtgaattttttgagaaacatggAGAG AGAGGTGTGGAAGCTGAAAAGAaagctatttctcttctttctaaattACGGAATGAACTGCAGACAGATAAACCAATTGTCCCCTTAGTTGAGAAGTTTGTTGATACTGACATATGGAATCAGTACCTCGAATATCAGCAAAGTCTTTTAAATGAAAGTGATGGGAAACCAAGGTGGTTTTACTCACCGTGGTTGTTTGTAGAATGCTACATGTATCGTAGACTTCATGAAGCCATCATCCAAAG TCCCCCAATCGATGACTTTGATGTATTTAAAGAATCAAAAGACCAGAATTTCTTTGAGTCGCAGGAATCTGTCATTGCTTTATGTACCCACCTGCAAGCGTTGGCGAGCGCTGTTGAAGGCCTAGATGAAAATCAGCTGAAAAATGAGTTTTTTAAGCTTCTTCAG ATTTCACTGTGGGGAAATAGATGCGATCTGTCTCTATCCGGCGGGGAAACCAGTTCTCAGAAGACCAATATAATAAATTCTTTGGAAGACCTAAAACCTTTCATTTTAGTGAATGACTTGGAACGTCTTTGGTCATTGCTTACCAAAtgcaagaaaacaagagaaaaagtacCTGTTACTAGAGTGGATATTGTTCTGGATAATTCTGGGTTTGAACTTGTGACAGATTTAGTATTAGCCGACTTCCTCTTGTCCTCTAAACTGGCGACTGAGAtccatttttatggaaaaatgatTCCATGGTTTGTTTCTGATACTACTGTCCGTGATTTTAACTGGTTAATTGAACAAGTAAAACGGTCTGATCATAAGTGGATGTCCAAGTGTGGGACCGACTGGGAAAACTATATAAAAACGGGCAGATGGGTTTATCACGATCATATATTTTGGACTCTTCCTCATGAGTTCTGTGCAATGTCTCAGGTCGCACCTGACTTATATGCCGAACTGCAAAAGgcacatttaattttattcaagggTGATTTGAATTATAGGAAGTTGACAGGCGACAGAAAGTGGGAGTTTACCGTTCCGTTCCATCAGGCCTTGAGTGGCTTCCACCCCGCGCCTCTCTGCAGTATAAGAACACTGAAGGCTGAGGTTCAGGTCGGTCTGCAGCCTGGGCAAGGGGAGCGGCTCGCAGCCTCTGAGCCCGGCTGGCTGACCTGTGGGAAATATGGAATATTTCAGTTCGATGGTCCACTTTGA